The window TTTTTCTTTCTTTATTTCAAACTTTTTCATTTATTATATTGTCTAAATTTTATGGAGAGTGGATTATGAATAAATTAATTATACAATTTTTTAAAAAATTTCAAGGACGAAAAATTAGTTCTCAAGATTTAAAATTAGCTGTAAAAAAAGCTATGAATTTAGGCGCTAGTGCAGAGGATCTTTTACTCATTGTAAATTTAGTTAAAGATACTAAAAATAAAAAATATAAATTGGATAAAAAATATTTAGTTATATTAAGTGCTGCTATTATATATGTCATAGCT is drawn from Candidatus Cetobacterium colombiensis and contains these coding sequences:
- a CDS encoding YkvA family protein; translation: MNKLIIQFFKKFQGRKISSQDLKLAVKKAMNLGASAEDLLLIVNLVKDTKNKKYKLDKKYLVILSAAIIYVIAPIDAVSDFIPGVGWIDDATLIGYVARGYAEVLRDYKEFCKNKKELA